One genomic window of Micromonospora sp. WMMD1128 includes the following:
- a CDS encoding sensor histidine kinase: protein MPNASPVGRWTAWTVLAATALLTVGAVVAWAVATPPYTATQLYSLVDLLDGVVYGVVAWLILGRQRTGSRLPGGIAAAAALGSALAAFAAQWQLAVGGPPLLTALHVWAWVPGLYALVVVMPWLLPDRPLRRLDRIAATTGLGYLAVTVLALATAPPPVGVLPLTPELREARAAVLRPLAPVLPYALVGLGLLAGAGLAWRWRRGPARQRHGLGWATAGSTLLTLAFGVTLLPPVLPAVVPALLMLASQAFFPAAVAVVVLRQQLWGLRLAVRRTLVWYLMTAVVIAAYCLTVALLDRLLPPAPPVPQLVVTGVLAAAFQPMRVAVQRRVDRLVHGEAPEPLLHQVMHSVGRTTDIGATVAAALRLAEVRITEDGPQPPPHEHGPPLTVPLTSGDRSVGYLHAWPRPGELLGARAAESLAVLAPVVAAVVDLAGTNRDLARSRQRLAEVRDEERKSLRRDLHDGLGPALSGIGLGLAATRNLLRRDPDRAEKLLDRLTDELTARAAEVRELAHGLLPPVLADGGLGPALDLLRDQYARAGLRIVLHGPATMEPLPERIATAAYGVAAEAIRNVQRHAGVDRCTVSLDQRPDRLRVTVTDHGRGVPAGPTGAGVGLHAMRERAQAVGATLTIGPAGPRGTAVCLTIPLEQP from the coding sequence ATGCCGAACGCATCCCCGGTCGGGCGGTGGACCGCGTGGACCGTCCTCGCCGCCACCGCGCTGCTCACCGTCGGCGCGGTCGTCGCCTGGGCGGTGGCGACTCCCCCGTACACGGCCACCCAGCTCTACTCGCTCGTCGACCTGCTCGACGGCGTGGTCTACGGGGTCGTGGCGTGGCTGATCCTGGGCCGGCAGCGTACCGGCAGCCGGCTGCCCGGCGGCATCGCCGCCGCCGCGGCGCTCGGCAGCGCGCTCGCCGCGTTCGCCGCCCAGTGGCAGCTCGCCGTCGGCGGGCCCCCGTTGCTGACCGCGCTGCACGTCTGGGCCTGGGTGCCCGGCCTGTACGCGCTCGTCGTGGTCATGCCCTGGCTGCTGCCGGACCGGCCGCTGCGCCGGTTGGACCGGATCGCCGCGACCACCGGCCTCGGCTACCTGGCGGTGACGGTGCTGGCCCTCGCCACCGCGCCGCCGCCGGTGGGCGTGCTGCCGCTGACGCCCGAGCTGCGCGAGGCCCGGGCCGCGGTGCTGCGACCGCTGGCGCCCGTCCTGCCGTACGCGCTTGTCGGGCTCGGCCTGCTCGCCGGCGCCGGGTTGGCCTGGCGGTGGCGGCGCGGGCCGGCGCGCCAGCGCCACGGCCTCGGCTGGGCGACGGCCGGCAGCACGCTGCTCACCCTCGCCTTCGGCGTCACGCTGCTGCCGCCGGTGCTGCCGGCCGTCGTTCCGGCGCTGCTGATGCTCGCCTCGCAGGCGTTCTTCCCCGCCGCGGTGGCGGTGGTGGTGCTGCGCCAGCAACTGTGGGGGCTGCGGTTGGCCGTGCGCCGCACCCTGGTCTGGTATCTCATGACCGCCGTGGTGATCGCCGCCTACTGCCTCACGGTGGCCCTGCTCGACCGGCTGCTGCCGCCGGCCCCGCCGGTGCCGCAGCTCGTGGTGACAGGCGTCCTCGCGGCGGCCTTCCAACCCATGCGGGTGGCGGTGCAGCGGCGGGTGGACCGGCTGGTGCACGGCGAGGCGCCCGAGCCCCTGCTGCACCAGGTGATGCACAGCGTCGGCCGCACCACCGACATCGGCGCCACCGTCGCCGCCGCGCTCCGGCTGGCCGAGGTGCGGATCACCGAGGACGGACCGCAGCCGCCACCGCACGAGCACGGTCCGCCGCTGACCGTGCCGTTGACCAGCGGCGACCGGTCGGTCGGCTACCTGCACGCCTGGCCCCGGCCGGGCGAGCTGCTCGGCGCCCGGGCCGCCGAGTCCCTCGCCGTCCTCGCCCCGGTGGTCGCCGCGGTGGTCGACCTCGCCGGCACCAACCGGGACCTGGCCCGGTCGCGGCAACGGCTGGCGGAGGTACGCGACGAGGAGCGCAAGTCGCTGCGCCGGGACCTGCACGACGGTCTCGGGCCGGCGCTCAGCGGCATCGGGTTGGGGCTGGCCGCCACCCGCAACCTGCTGCGCCGCGACCCGGACCGGGCCGAGAAGCTGCTGGACCGGTTGACCGACGAGCTGACCGCACGCGCGGCGGAGGTCCGTGAGCTGGCGCACGGCCTGCTGCCCCCGGTGCTCGCCGACGGCGGCCTCGGTCCGGCCCTGGACCTGCTGCGGGACCAGTACGCACGGGCCGGACTGCGGATCGTGCTGCACGGCCCGGCCACCATGGAGCCGCTGCCGGAACGGATCGCCACCGCCGCGTACGGCGTCGCCGCCGAAGCGATCCGCAACGTGCAGCGGCACGCCGGGGTGGACAGGTGCACGGTGTCGCTGGACCAGCGACCCGACCGGCTCCGGGTCACCGTCACCGACCACGGCCGGGGGGTCCCGGCCGGCCCCACCGGCGCCGGCGTCGGCCTGCACGCGATGCGGGAACGGGCGCAGGCGGTGGGCGCGACCCTGACGATCGGACCCGCCGGCCCGCGCGGCACCGCCGTCTGCCTGACCATCCCCCTGGAGCAGCCATGA
- a CDS encoding response regulator transcription factor: protein MTDNPIRVVVVDDHPVFRLGMSALLDTLDGIECVGEAADAPDALTLVARVRPDVVLMDLHLGQGSGIEATRLLRRDHPAVRVLVVSMLNDDASLVAALRAGARGYVVKGASAADVERGIRGVAGGDLILGAPLADRAGVLLGARSDAPFPQLTDREREVLDLLARGLSNALIAHRLGLSAKTVRNNVSAVLVKLHLGSRSEAIALARDHGLGAPAAPP from the coding sequence ATGACCGACAACCCGATCCGCGTCGTCGTGGTGGACGACCATCCGGTCTTCCGCCTCGGCATGAGCGCGCTGCTCGACACGCTCGACGGCATCGAGTGCGTCGGCGAGGCCGCCGACGCACCCGACGCCCTGACGCTCGTCGCCCGGGTACGGCCCGACGTGGTGCTGATGGACCTCCACCTCGGGCAGGGCTCCGGGATCGAGGCGACCCGGCTGCTGCGCCGCGACCATCCGGCGGTCCGGGTGCTCGTGGTGAGCATGCTCAACGACGACGCCTCGCTCGTCGCCGCGCTCCGTGCCGGCGCACGCGGATACGTGGTCAAGGGCGCCTCGGCCGCGGACGTGGAACGCGGCATCCGCGGCGTGGCCGGCGGCGACCTGATCCTCGGCGCCCCGCTCGCCGACCGGGCGGGCGTCCTGCTCGGCGCCCGGTCCGACGCGCCGTTCCCGCAACTCACCGACCGGGAACGCGAGGTGCTGGACCTGCTCGCCCGGGGCCTGTCCAACGCGCTCATCGCGCACCGGCTCGGGTTGAGCGCCAAGACCGTGCGGAACAACGTCTCCGCCGTCCTGGTCAAGCTGCACCTCGGCAGCCGGAGCGAGGCGATCGCGCTGGCCCGCGACCACGGTCTGGGCGCACCTGCGGCCCCGCCGTGA
- a CDS encoding acyl-CoA dehydrogenase gives MSSLSGPVDPTRLRSVLDGRWAGVRDAHREHLDERFLPVYGETGDQARERISRLLGELPVELGIGAGFPTEYGGGADVGGSIVAIEMLAQVDLSLMVKAGVQWGLFGGAVAALGTRRHHDAYLRDIIAGRIFGCFAMTETGHGSDVQQLRTTCVYDPRTETFDLHTPHEAARKDYIGNAARDGRMAVVFAQLVTGGRRHGVHAWLVPIRDERGDPLPGVTIGDAGPKAGLLGVDNGRLSFAHVRVPRDMLLDRYAQVAADGTYSSPIENDSRRFFTMLGTLVRGRVSVGGAASAATKSALTIAVRYGDIRRQFGAPDADREVLLNDYLAHQRKLLPALATTYALTFAQSELVTALAEIQGDDGTADEHRQRQLESRAAGLKAAQTWHATRTIQMCREACGGAGYLAENRLPGLKADTDVFTTFEGDNTVLLQLVAKGLLTGYRDEFGSLDGWGRASFVAEQVREMVLERTAARSLIERLVSAVPGRDDEVAVTDRGWHLKVFEDRERHLLDGAVRRLRNGAATKKDRPFDIFNDVQDHVLAVAAAHIDRVTLEAFVAGIETATDPATRALLSRVCDLYALSVIETHKGWLLEHGRLTPARAKAITGVVNGLLKELRPHMRTLVDGFAIPDSWLHCAVLREEPDRQETMAAHDTADHP, from the coding sequence ATGAGCAGTTTGTCCGGCCCGGTCGACCCGACCCGCCTGCGGTCCGTGCTCGACGGCAGGTGGGCGGGGGTCCGCGACGCGCACCGCGAGCACCTCGACGAACGCTTCCTCCCGGTCTACGGCGAGACCGGTGACCAGGCCCGCGAGCGGATCAGCCGGCTCCTCGGCGAACTCCCGGTCGAGCTGGGCATCGGCGCGGGCTTCCCCACCGAGTACGGCGGCGGGGCCGACGTCGGCGGCTCGATCGTCGCCATCGAGATGCTGGCCCAGGTCGACCTGTCGCTGATGGTGAAGGCCGGCGTGCAGTGGGGCCTGTTCGGCGGCGCGGTCGCGGCCCTCGGCACCCGCCGGCACCACGACGCCTACCTGCGGGACATCATCGCGGGCCGGATCTTCGGCTGTTTCGCGATGACCGAGACCGGCCACGGCTCCGACGTCCAGCAACTGCGCACCACCTGCGTGTACGACCCGCGGACCGAGACGTTCGACCTGCACACCCCGCACGAGGCGGCCCGCAAGGACTACATCGGCAACGCGGCCCGGGACGGGCGGATGGCGGTGGTCTTCGCCCAACTGGTCACCGGCGGGCGGCGGCACGGCGTACACGCGTGGTTGGTCCCGATCCGCGACGAGCGGGGCGACCCGCTGCCCGGCGTGACCATCGGCGACGCCGGACCCAAGGCCGGCCTGCTCGGCGTCGACAACGGACGGCTCAGCTTCGCTCACGTGCGGGTGCCGCGGGACATGCTGCTGGACCGGTACGCCCAGGTCGCGGCCGACGGGACCTACTCCAGCCCGATCGAGAACGACTCCCGGCGCTTCTTCACCATGCTGGGCACCCTGGTCCGCGGCCGGGTCAGCGTCGGCGGCGCCGCGTCGGCGGCCACCAAGTCGGCGCTCACCATCGCGGTGCGATACGGCGACATCCGCCGCCAGTTCGGCGCCCCCGACGCCGACCGGGAGGTGCTGCTCAACGACTACCTGGCCCACCAGCGCAAGCTGCTGCCCGCGCTGGCCACCACGTACGCGCTGACGTTCGCCCAGTCCGAGCTGGTCACCGCGCTCGCCGAGATCCAGGGTGACGACGGGACGGCCGACGAGCACCGGCAACGGCAGCTGGAGTCCCGGGCCGCCGGGCTGAAGGCCGCGCAGACCTGGCACGCGACCCGCACCATCCAGATGTGCCGGGAGGCGTGCGGCGGCGCCGGCTACCTGGCGGAGAACCGGCTGCCCGGCCTGAAGGCCGACACCGACGTCTTCACCACGTTCGAGGGCGACAACACGGTGCTGCTCCAGTTGGTGGCCAAGGGGCTGCTCACCGGCTACCGGGACGAGTTCGGCTCGCTCGACGGCTGGGGGCGGGCCTCGTTCGTCGCCGAGCAGGTGCGCGAGATGGTGCTCGAACGCACCGCCGCGCGTTCGCTCATCGAACGGCTGGTCAGCGCCGTGCCCGGCCGCGACGACGAGGTCGCGGTGACCGACCGAGGCTGGCACCTGAAGGTCTTCGAGGACCGCGAACGGCACCTCCTCGACGGCGCGGTCCGTCGCCTGCGCAACGGCGCGGCCACGAAGAAGGACCGCCCCTTCGACATCTTCAACGACGTCCAGGACCATGTCCTCGCCGTCGCCGCCGCGCACATCGACCGGGTGACGCTCGAAGCTTTCGTGGCCGGCATCGAAACCGCCACCGATCCGGCCACGCGGGCGTTGCTCTCCCGGGTCTGCGACCTCTACGCGCTGAGCGTCATCGAGACCCACAAGGGTTGGCTGCTGGAGCACGGCCGGCTCACCCCGGCCCGCGCCAAGGCGATCACGGGGGTGGTGAACGGCCTGCTCAAGGAGCTGCGCCCGCACATGCGCACGCTCGTGGACGGTTTCGCCATCCCGGACTCCTGGCTGCACTGCGCCGTCCTGCGCGAGGAACCCGACCGGCAGGAGACCATGGCCGCCCACGACACCGCCGACCACCCGTAG